Genomic DNA from Turicibacter faecis:
GGAATGTCGTCACAGGTGTGCAAGGAAGCAACTTATCCTTTTTTTACAACGAAGAGTAATCATAGAGTAGGATTAGGGATTCCGTTACTGATTGAGCGGGCTAAACAGTGTGAAGGAAATGTTCTTATTCAGTCTAGGGAAGGAATTGGAACGAGTGTACGCGCTAAAATGAAGCTCAATCATCTGGATCGTCCACCCTTTGGAAATATCCATCAGACGTTGTATACCATTATTCAGATAGCCCCCACGGTTAATCTGATTTATATGCATCAAAAGGGATCATTGAATTATCAATTTGAGACGCTAAGCGTCAGAGAAGTTGTGGGTGAGGAATTAATGAATCATCCGAATACAATAGCGTGGGTGAAGCGGGAAATTGAGACAAATGATTTTTCATTTACATCCTATTGAGATGAGGGGAGTGATTGGTTGTGAAAACATTAGAGGAGTTGGAGCAAATTCGTAAGCGCACATTAGATGATTTGCATTTAAGACGTCTTGATCAGGCACCGGTCAAAGTAGTGGTTGGTATGGGGACATGTGGTATTGCCTCAGGTGCGAGAGAAGTTTTAAAAGCGTTTGTACACGAGGTGAATCAACAGGGCTTAATGAATGTAATGATCACTCAATCGGGGGAATTTGAAGTGTGCGGAAATGAACCGGTCGTGGAGATTTTTGATCATTTAGGGAAAACAACGTATCTTCAGATGAATGGGGAGAAAGCAAAACACGTTGTCCTAGAACATTTAATGAACGGAAAGGTCGTATCTGAGTTTACGGAAGATAGCACTTCTATTTAGATGTTTTTTGTAAATAAGAGGGGGGAACTTCATGTCAGAATATCGTGCGCATGTTTTGATTTGTGGAGGAACGGGTTGTACGTCTTCACGATCAAAAGAGATTAAACAAGCATTAGAGGAAAAATTAGAAGAGCTCGGACTTGACGAGGAAGTCAAAGTGACGATGACGGGGTGCTTTGGCTTATGTGAAGCGGGACCGATTATGATTGTCTATCCAGAAGGTGTTTTTTATTCTAAGGTAAAGGTAAGCGATGTAGATAAGATTGCAACGGAGCACTTATTAAAAGGACGAATTGTTAAAGAGTTACTTTATAAGGAAGCATTAGTTGATGGTGAGGTTAAATCCGTCAATGAAGTCGAGTTTTATGCAAAACAAACCCGATTAGCTTTAAGAAATTGTGGGAAAATTAACCCTGAAAATATTGATGAGTACATTGCTTACGATGGATATAAGGCATTAGCCAAGGCATTAACTGAAATGACACCTGAGGAAATTATTGATCAAATTAAAACATCAGGTTTACGCGGTCGTGGGGGTGGAGGATTTCCAACCGGATTGAAGTGGGAGTTTACCTATAAGGCAAAAGGAGATCAAAAATATGTGGCTTGTAATGCCGATGAAGGTGACCCAGGAGCCTTTATGGATCGCTCTATTTTAGAGGGAGATCCGCATGCCGTTTTGGAGGCTATGGCTATTGCAGGATATGCCGTAGGTGCTAATACGGGGTATATTTATGTTAGAGCAGAGTACCCTATTGCGGTTAAACGATTGCAGATTGCCATTGAACAAGCCCATGAATACGGAATGCTAGGGGAAAATATTTTTAATACAGGTTTTAATTTTGATATTGAATTACGTTTAGGTGCAGGGGCATTTGTTTGTGGTGAAGAAACAGCTCTTATCGAATCGATTGAAGGAAAGCGGGGAATGCCGCGTCCACGTCCACCTTTTCCAGCGGTTAAAGGGGTATGGGGAAAACCAACATTATTGAATAATGTTGAGACGTATGCGAATGTGTCGCAAATTATTTTAAATGGGGGCGAATGGTTTTCAAGTATTGGAACTGAACGCTCGAAGGGAACAAAAGTATTTGCATTAGGTGGAAAAATTAATAATACGGGACTTGTTGAGATTCCAATGGGAACGACTCTTCGCGAGGTTGTTTACGATATTGGGGGTGGAATTCCGAACGGGAAAAAATTTAAAGCTGCCCAAACAGGAGGACCATCGGGAGGATGTTTAACTGAGGAATATTTAGATACGGCCATCGATTTTGATAATTTAGTTTCACTGGGTTCAATGATGGGATCTGGGGGATTAATCGTTATGGATGAAGATAACTGCATGGTTGATATCGCCCATTTTTATTTAGATTTTACATGCGATGAATCGTGCGGTAAGTGTACGCCTTGCCGTGAAGGAACGAAACGTATGAAAGAAATTCTAAAAAAAATCACGGAGGGAAAAGGTGAACTTAAAGATTTGGATGAGCTCGAACACTTAGCAAAATATATTAAGGAAAATTCGCTATGTGGTTTAGGTCAATCTGCTCCGAATCCTGTATTGTCAACATTACGCCATTTTAAAGAGGAATATTTAGCGCACGTTGTTGATAAACGTTGTCCGGCAGGAGTTTGTTCAAATTTATTAGAGTATTATATCACTGAGAAATGCATCGGTTGTGGTTCATGTGCGAGATCTTGTCCAGTGCACTGCATTCAACCTATTGGGGAAGTTGTGAATGCTAAAACAGGACGTCGTCGCCATGTGATTGACCCAGAGGCGTGTATTAAATGTGGTTCTTGTATGGCCCACTGTCCGACTAAAATTAGTGCAATTATTAAACGATAGGGGGAGGAAAGATGGGAGTCGTTCATATTACTTTAAATGGAATGCCGTATACGGTTCCTGATACGTATACGATTTTAGAGGCTGCACGCGAGGCAGGGATTAAAATCCCAACCCTTTGTTTTTTGAAAGATTTAAATGAAACAGGTGCTTGTCGAGTGTGCGTTGTTGAAGTGAAAGGCGCTCGTTCGCTCGTAACGGCATGTAATATGAAAGTGAGCGAGGGAATGGAAATTAAAACACATTCAAAACGTGTGTTAGACGCCAGAAAAATGACCGTCGAACTTTTACTTGCTAATCACCGTGTCGAATGTACGACATGTGAACGTAATCATGACTGTGAGTTGAAACAATTGTCTAATGATTTAAATTGTGATACCCATCGGTTTAGTGGGGAATGCCGAGTTCCATTTTATCGGGATGATTCATATTCCATTGTGAGAGATACATCGAAATGTATTTTATGCGGTCGTTGTGTTGCCGCCTGTCGTGAAAAAGCAGGGACAGAAGTGTTAGCCTTTAACCAACGAGGCTTTCAAACGTACATTGGACCAGCCTTTGAGATGAGTATGGATCAAGCAGGGTGTATTCATTGTGGACAATGTATTAATGTTTGTCCAACAGCAGCTCTGTCAGAACATTCAACAATTGATGAGGTCATTCAAGCGATTGATGATCCAGATAAAGTGGTTGTCTTTCAAGTGGCACCTGCCGTCCGTGCTGCTTTAGGTGAAGAGTTTGGCTTACCAATTGGAACTCACGTTGGGGGAAAAATTGCGGCAGCCCTTCGTCGAATTGGCGGCCCAACAGCGAAAGTTTTTGATACTAACTTTAGTGCAGATTTAACCATAATGGAAGAGGCCTATGAATTATTAGATCGTGTTAAAAATAACGGTGTCTTACCCATGATTACTTCATGTTCACCGGGATGGATTCGATTAGCTGAGCAATATCGACCTGAAATTTTACCGCATCTTTCTTCATGCAAGTCACCCCAACAAATGTTTGGTGCGATTTTAAAATCTTATTGGGCGGAAAAAAATCAAGTAGACCCAGCTAACATCTATTGTGTTTCGGTAATGCCATGCATTGCTAAAAAAGGAGAGTTAGAACGAGAAGAGATGAAGACAAACGGCTTGCAGGATGTAGATGCTTCTATCACAACACGTGAACTTGCACGAATGATTCGAATGTACGGTCTTGACTTTGTTCATTTACCTGATGAGGCTTTTGATCAACCTTTAAGTGAATACAGCGGGGCTGGAACCATTTTTGGGGTAACCGGAGGTGTGATGGAGGCCGCCTTAAGAACAGCGGCAGATGTCTTATCTGGACAAAGCCTAGAAGAAATTACTTATCATTCAGTGCGTGGGGTTGATGATTTAAAAGAGGCAACTTTAACGGTGGGGGATTTAACATTGAATGTTGCGGTCGTTCATGGTGGAAAGCATGCCTTAGAACTGGTGGATCAAATTTTAAAAGGTCAAAAACAGTATCACTTTGTAGAAATTATGGGATGTAGTGGTGGATGTGTAGCTGGTGGTGGTCAACCCCATGTACCAGCGTCGCTTTACAATGCAGGAGTCGATGTGAGAAGTAAACGGGCTCAGGCACTTTATAGTGATGATGAGCGACAACATATCCGAAAATCTCATGAAAATCCAGTTATTTCAGCTTTATATCAGGAATATTTAGGCGAACCTAATAGCCATAAGGCACATGAACTCTTACATACAACGTATGTCAAGAGAGATATTTATTCTCAAGACTAGGGAGAGGTTAAAAGAGGGGATTCTACTGAAAGTGAAGGCCGTTATCTTTTCATGAATGGGACCTAGCGTTTGAGTAGGATCCATCGTGTTATAAAAAATCCATTTATGAGCAATAATCTTGGGGTGTGACCGAGTGAAACTTACGAGGGCTCATGGTAAAACTAATGAGTCCTGTAAGTTTTTTTACGAGGTAAAAAAATAATCGTTATAATGTTTTTTAAAAATAAAAGCAAATAACTTTGATAGTTGATAAATGTTAGGTATACTAAGAAAGTAAAGATGAAAAAACGTTCCTTTTATCGAATTAAATCGTTATTTAAGCGAAGGGTAAGAATGGGTTCGATAAGGGGAAAATAAAGGTTTACACCATTAATTGATTATGATGTTAAAAAATGTTAGAATCATAATGGAAGCATTTTACTATCATTGTTTTGAAGAGTTAAGTATAGTATAATGGACATATTTCTAGTTATGAATGAGGGAGGTTAAGTTTTATGTCTAAAGTGTTCCAATCAATGGACGGATGCCAAGCAGCGGCTTATGTTTCGTATGCATTTACAGAGGTCGCAGGAATTTATCCAATTACGCCGTCAACACCTATGGCGGAGTATACAGATTTATGGGCATCACAAGGTAAGAAAAATTTATTTGGAGCTCCAGTGAAATTAGTGGAGATGCAATCAGAAGCGGGGGCAGCTGGAACAGTCCATGGATCGTTACAAGCAGGTGCATTAACAACGACTTATACAGCATCACAAGGGTTATTATTAAAAGTTCCAAACATGTATAAAATTGCGGGTGAATTATTACCTGGAGTTATTCACGTATCGGCTCGTGCGATCGCGGCTCAATCATTATCAATCTTTGGGGATCATCAAGATATTTATGCTGCTCGTCAAACAGGATTTGCTATGTTATCGACAAGTTCTGTTCAAGAGGTGATGGACCTAGGAGGAATTGCTCACTTAGCAGCGATTAAATCAAGTGTTCCATTCTTACATTTCTTTGATGGATTCCGTACATCACATGAAATTCAAAAAATCGAAGTGATGGACTATGCAGAGTTAGGAAAATTATTAGATTATGATAAAGTACGTGAATTCCGCGCTCGTGCGATTAACCCAAATCACCCAGTGACAAAAGGTTCAGCACAAAATGACGATGTTTACTTCCAAACACGCGAAGTTCAAAATAAATATTACGATGCAGTACCAGCCATCGTTGCAGATTATATGGAGAAAATTAGCGAAATTACAGGTCGCGAGTATAAACCATTTATGTATTATGGGGCAGAAGATGCGACTGAAATTATCGTAGCCATGGGATCAATCACAGAAACGATTAAAGAAACAGTTGATTATTTAATTAAAAATGAAGGACGCAAAGTCGGGGTTATTACCGTTCATTTATACCGTCCATTTAGTTCAGAATACTTTTTCAATGTATTACCAAAAACGGTAGAACGTATTGCGGTTTTAGACCGTACGAAAGAACCAGGGGCAACAAGTGAGCCATTATGTTTAGATATCCGTTCAATTTTCCATGGCCGTGAAAATGCTCCAAAAATTGTAGGAGGTCGTTTCGGATTATCTTCTAAAGATACAACACCTTCACATATTGTTGCAATCTATGATAATCTATCAGGTGAAATGAAAGATGACTTCACGGTAGGTATTATTGATGATGTGACGTTTAAATCATTACCAGTTAAAGAAGAAATCATGGTTTTAAATGATGATGTAACCGAAGCGTTATTCTTTGGATTAGGATCAGATGGAACAATTGGTGCTAATAAAAATACAATTAAAATCATTGGAGAAAATACGGATTTATATGCGCAAGCATATTTCGCCTATGATTCTAAGAAATCAGGTGGATTAACACGCTCTAACTTACGTTTTGGAAAAGATGTTATCCGTGCGCCTTATTTAGTTTCTACACCAAGCTTCGTTTCATGTTCAATGGATACATACATTGGAAAATATGATATGATTAGCGGATTACGCCAAGGTGGAACGTTCTTATTAAATACGGTTCATTCAGCAGAAGAGATTGTAGAACACATGCCAAATAGCTTTAAAAAGTTATTAGCACAAAAAGAGGCGAAATTCTATATTATTGATGCCGTGACATTAGCTAAAGAAATTGGATTAGGACGTCGTACAAATACGATTATGCAATCTGCTTTCTTTAAATTAAATGAACAAATTATGCCTTACGCTCGTGCGCAAGAATTAATGAAAAAGTATGTAGAAAAATTATATTCACGTAAAGGTGAGGCTATTATTGCGATGAACTTTGCTGCGATTGATAAAGGGGCAGAGGGATTAGTAGAAGTTACAGTTGATCCTGCATGGGTGAACTTAGCCGACGAAGAGGTAAAAGTTTCTGAAGGACGCCCTCATTTCGTAGAAACAATTGCTGATGTGATTAACCATAGTAAAGGAGATACTTTACCTGTTTCAGCATTTGTTGATTATGCGGATGGAACAATGCCAAATGGAACAGCGGCCTATGAAAAACGTGGAATTGCAAACTTTGTTCCAAAATGGATTGAGGAAAACTGTATCCAATGTAACCAATGTGCTTACGTATGTCCTCATGCGGTTATTCGTCCATTCTTAGTGACTGAGGCTGAAAAGGCGCAAGCGCCAGAAGGAACACGTACATTAAAAGCAATTGGTAAAGGATTAGATGGTTTAGAGTACTGTATTCAAGTTTCAACATTAGACTGTACAGGATGTGAAGTATGTGCCCACATCTGTCCAGGTAAAAAAGGAAATAAAGCATTAGTTATGGTTCCAATTGGTGAAGAGTTAGAAGCAGGGCAAGCTGCTCGTGCGGATTACTTCTTCAACGAAGTGTCTTATAAAGATGATTTATTACCGAAAACAACGGTTAAAGGTTCTCAATTTGCTCAACCATTATTCGAATTCTCAGGAGCATGTGCAGGATGTGGAGAAACGCCATACATTAGTTTATTAACGCGTTTATTTGGTGATCGTATGACTATCGCCAATGCAACAGGATGTTCATCAATCTACGGTGCATCATTCCCTGCAACACCTTATACAACAAACGCTGAAGGGAAAGGTCCTGCATGGGCGAACTCATTATTCGAAGATAATGCAGAGTTTGGATTCGGTATGCACATTGCAGCAGAAACATTACGTAACCGTATCGGATTATTAATGGAAGAAAATATCGAAAAAGTTGATGCTGAATTAGCGGGATTATTTACGAAATGGTTAGATAACCGTAATAGTGGAGAAGTAACAAAAGCATTAGCTCCTCAATTAGAGGTTGCAATTGCAAACTCTTCGAATCAAGAGGTTCAAGAAATTTTAGATTTAAAAGATTACTTAGTTAAACAATCGAACTGGATTATTGGTGGAGATGGATGGGCTTATGACATCGGTTATGGTGGATTAGACCACGTTATCGCTAATAATGAAGATGTTAATATTTTAGTTTTAGATACAGAGGTTTACTCGAATACAGGTGGTCAGTCATCTAAGTCATCGCGTGCCGCTTCAATCGCTAAATTTACAGCGTCAGGTAAAGGTGGTAAGAAAAAAGACTTAGCTGCCATTGCGATGTCATATGGACACGTTTATGTTGCCCAAGTTTCTCACGGTGCAAATCAAGCACAGGTAATCAAAGCAATGATGGAAGCTGAAAAACATCAAGGTCCA
This window encodes:
- a CDS encoding NADH-dependent [FeFe] hydrogenase, group A6, yielding MGVVHITLNGMPYTVPDTYTILEAAREAGIKIPTLCFLKDLNETGACRVCVVEVKGARSLVTACNMKVSEGMEIKTHSKRVLDARKMTVELLLANHRVECTTCERNHDCELKQLSNDLNCDTHRFSGECRVPFYRDDSYSIVRDTSKCILCGRCVAACREKAGTEVLAFNQRGFQTYIGPAFEMSMDQAGCIHCGQCINVCPTAALSEHSTIDEVIQAIDDPDKVVVFQVAPAVRAALGEEFGLPIGTHVGGKIAAALRRIGGPTAKVFDTNFSADLTIMEEAYELLDRVKNNGVLPMITSCSPGWIRLAEQYRPEILPHLSSCKSPQQMFGAILKSYWAEKNQVDPANIYCVSVMPCIAKKGELEREEMKTNGLQDVDASITTRELARMIRMYGLDFVHLPDEAFDQPLSEYSGAGTIFGVTGGVMEAALRTAADVLSGQSLEEITYHSVRGVDDLKEATLTVGDLTLNVAVVHGGKHALELVDQILKGQKQYHFVEIMGCSGGCVAGGGQPHVPASLYNAGVDVRSKRAQALYSDDERQHIRKSHENPVISALYQEYLGEPNSHKAHELLHTTYVKRDIYSQD
- the nifJ gene encoding pyruvate:ferredoxin (flavodoxin) oxidoreductase translates to MSKVFQSMDGCQAAAYVSYAFTEVAGIYPITPSTPMAEYTDLWASQGKKNLFGAPVKLVEMQSEAGAAGTVHGSLQAGALTTTYTASQGLLLKVPNMYKIAGELLPGVIHVSARAIAAQSLSIFGDHQDIYAARQTGFAMLSTSSVQEVMDLGGIAHLAAIKSSVPFLHFFDGFRTSHEIQKIEVMDYAELGKLLDYDKVREFRARAINPNHPVTKGSAQNDDVYFQTREVQNKYYDAVPAIVADYMEKISEITGREYKPFMYYGAEDATEIIVAMGSITETIKETVDYLIKNEGRKVGVITVHLYRPFSSEYFFNVLPKTVERIAVLDRTKEPGATSEPLCLDIRSIFHGRENAPKIVGGRFGLSSKDTTPSHIVAIYDNLSGEMKDDFTVGIIDDVTFKSLPVKEEIMVLNDDVTEALFFGLGSDGTIGANKNTIKIIGENTDLYAQAYFAYDSKKSGGLTRSNLRFGKDVIRAPYLVSTPSFVSCSMDTYIGKYDMISGLRQGGTFLLNTVHSAEEIVEHMPNSFKKLLAQKEAKFYIIDAVTLAKEIGLGRRTNTIMQSAFFKLNEQIMPYARAQELMKKYVEKLYSRKGEAIIAMNFAAIDKGAEGLVEVTVDPAWVNLADEEVKVSEGRPHFVETIADVINHSKGDTLPVSAFVDYADGTMPNGTAAYEKRGIANFVPKWIEENCIQCNQCAYVCPHAVIRPFLVTEAEKAQAPEGTRTLKAIGKGLDGLEYCIQVSTLDCTGCEVCAHICPGKKGNKALVMVPIGEELEAGQAARADYFFNEVSYKDDLLPKTTVKGSQFAQPLFEFSGACAGCGETPYISLLTRLFGDRMTIANATGCSSIYGASFPATPYTTNAEGKGPAWANSLFEDNAEFGFGMHIAAETLRNRIGLLMEENIEKVDAELAGLFTKWLDNRNSGEVTKALAPQLEVAIANSSNQEVQEILDLKDYLVKQSNWIIGGDGWAYDIGYGGLDHVIANNEDVNILVLDTEVYSNTGGQSSKSSRAASIAKFTASGKGGKKKDLAAIAMSYGHVYVAQVSHGANQAQVIKAMMEAEKHQGPSIVIAYSPCIAHGIKGGLANSMSQAKLATECGYWPTYRFNPELLEAGKNPLQLDSKAPNWDKYRDFLISEARYAQVTKINPDHAEELLEANRKDAQRRFRQLQRMAALDFSDEVEVEETVTEE
- a CDS encoding (2Fe-2S) ferredoxin domain-containing protein, with protein sequence MKTLEELEQIRKRTLDDLHLRRLDQAPVKVVVGMGTCGIASGAREVLKAFVHEVNQQGLMNVMITQSGEFEVCGNEPVVEIFDHLGKTTYLQMNGEKAKHVVLEHLMNGKVVSEFTEDSTSI
- a CDS encoding ATP-binding protein codes for the protein MRDLSMSILDLAMNSIRAHATVIEIKVAETLEWNELELEIKDNGVGMSSQVCKEATYPFFTTKSNHRVGLGIPLLIERAKQCEGNVLIQSREGIGTSVRAKMKLNHLDRPPFGNIHQTLYTIIQIAPTVNLIYMHQKGSLNYQFETLSVREVVGEELMNHPNTIAWVKREIETNDFSFTSY
- the nuoF gene encoding NADH-quinone oxidoreductase subunit NuoF gives rise to the protein MSEYRAHVLICGGTGCTSSRSKEIKQALEEKLEELGLDEEVKVTMTGCFGLCEAGPIMIVYPEGVFYSKVKVSDVDKIATEHLLKGRIVKELLYKEALVDGEVKSVNEVEFYAKQTRLALRNCGKINPENIDEYIAYDGYKALAKALTEMTPEEIIDQIKTSGLRGRGGGGFPTGLKWEFTYKAKGDQKYVACNADEGDPGAFMDRSILEGDPHAVLEAMAIAGYAVGANTGYIYVRAEYPIAVKRLQIAIEQAHEYGMLGENIFNTGFNFDIELRLGAGAFVCGEETALIESIEGKRGMPRPRPPFPAVKGVWGKPTLLNNVETYANVSQIILNGGEWFSSIGTERSKGTKVFALGGKINNTGLVEIPMGTTLREVVYDIGGGIPNGKKFKAAQTGGPSGGCLTEEYLDTAIDFDNLVSLGSMMGSGGLIVMDEDNCMVDIAHFYLDFTCDESCGKCTPCREGTKRMKEILKKITEGKGELKDLDELEHLAKYIKENSLCGLGQSAPNPVLSTLRHFKEEYLAHVVDKRCPAGVCSNLLEYYITEKCIGCGSCARSCPVHCIQPIGEVVNAKTGRRRHVIDPEACIKCGSCMAHCPTKISAIIKR